In Nitrospirota bacterium, one genomic interval encodes:
- a CDS encoding threonine synthase codes for MSKTIYSGVIEHYKEFLPISDKTPIVSLQEGNTPLIRAGNLKKELFPELEVYFKFEGANPTGSFKDRGMAVAISKALEAGSKAVICASTGNTSASAAAYAARAGIKCIVLIPEGKIALGKLAQAIIHGSHVIQVRGNFDKALSIVKAIVEKYPMTLVNSINPFRIQGQKTAAFEVVDALGHAPKYHALPVGNAGNITAYWMGYKEYRSSGRIASLPIMLGFQASGAAPLVLGKPVEKPETIATAIRIGNPASWTGAITARDESGGRIDAVSDDEILEAYGLIASKEGIFCEPASSASLAGVIKLYKKGFFKHGAEVVCTLTGHGLKDPDTVFKVSKKPMKVDADLDAVERVIEELI; via the coding sequence ATGAGTAAAACGATATATAGTGGGGTCATAGAGCATTACAAAGAGTTCTTACCTATTTCCGATAAAACTCCGATTGTATCTTTACAAGAAGGCAATACACCTCTTATTAGGGCAGGCAATCTCAAAAAGGAGCTTTTTCCGGAGCTTGAGGTCTATTTCAAATTCGAGGGCGCAAACCCAACAGGCTCTTTCAAAGACAGGGGAATGGCGGTTGCCATTTCCAAGGCACTCGAGGCAGGCTCAAAGGCAGTTATATGCGCCTCCACAGGCAATACATCTGCCTCTGCGGCCGCATATGCCGCAAGGGCAGGAATAAAATGCATCGTGCTTATACCAGAGGGGAAAATCGCACTTGGAAAGCTTGCACAGGCTATCATACACGGCTCGCATGTGATTCAGGTCAGGGGAAATTTCGACAAAGCCCTATCCATAGTAAAGGCAATCGTCGAGAAGTATCCAATGACCCTTGTGAACTCTATAAACCCATTCAGAATTCAAGGACAAAAGACAGCCGCATTCGAAGTTGTAGATGCCCTCGGGCATGCCCCTAAATACCATGCCCTGCCTGTTGGAAATGCAGGAAATATTACTGCCTACTGGATGGGCTATAAGGAATATAGAAGCTCAGGAAGGATAGCTTCACTGCCCATTATGCTTGGGTTTCAGGCATCAGGCGCCGCACCCTTAGTGCTCGGAAAGCCTGTAGAGAAGCCCGAGACCATTGCAACTGCCATAAGGATTGGAAACCCTGCAAGCTGGACAGGTGCAATCACTGCGAGGGATGAATCAGGCGGAAGGATAGATGCAGTCTCAGACGATGAGATCCTCGAGGCGTATGGGCTTATAGCATCGAAAGAAGGCATATTTTGTGAGCCTGCATCCTCTGCATCCCTCGCAGGTGTGATAAAATTATACAAAAAGGGGTTTTTTAAGCATGGCGCTGAGGTTGTCTGCACACTTACAGGACACGGACTTAAAGACCCTGATACAGTGTTTAAGGTATCTAAAAAGCCAATGAAGGTGGATGCTGATTTGGACGCAGTGGAAAGGGTAATAGAAGAGCTAATATGA
- a CDS encoding MoaD/ThiS family protein has translation MAVKVKIPTPLQRLTGGLEEVEGKAGTIIGLIADLDGRFPGIGERISEEGKVRRFVNIYVNEEDIRFLQAENTTVKDGDEVSIVPAIAGGINLYEI, from the coding sequence ATGGCTGTGAAAGTAAAGATTCCAACTCCGCTTCAGAGGCTCACTGGCGGATTGGAAGAAGTTGAAGGCAAGGCAGGCACTATAATAGGGCTCATTGCCGACCTCGATGGTAGGTTTCCTGGAATCGGCGAAAGGATTTCCGAGGAAGGCAAGGTCAGGAGATTCGTAAATATCTATGTCAACGAAGAAGACATTCGCTTTCTTCAGGCAGAAAACACAACCGTAAAAGACGGAGATGAGGTATCTATAGTGCCTGCAATCGCAGGAGGAATAAACCTCTATGAGATTTGA
- a CDS encoding threonine synthase, producing the protein MGYVKGLRCRECGRDYPTEPIYVCEFCFGPLEVVYDYKGIKKVLTKKNIERRRKNLWRYRELLPIDGEPLIGLDSGYTPLVRAENLARELGVKDLYIKDDTVAHPTLSFKDRVVVVALTKAREFGFDTVACASTGNLAHSVSANGARANFKRFIFIPATLEQSKIVASIVYEPNLMAVDGSYDDVNRLCSEIANKYKWAFVNINIRPFYAEGSKTHGFEIIEQLGWRAPDNVVVPCASGSLLTKIWKGFKEFKDIGLIEELPSKLFGAQATGCCPISTAIKQNTDVIRPVKPDTIAKSLAIGNPADGFYAVQSIKESHGYAEDVSDREIIEAILLLAKTEGIFAETAGGVTLASARKLIEAGRIKSGETTILCITGNGLKTQEALFGHTRSVHHIKPNMASFEEALKGISI; encoded by the coding sequence ATGGGCTATGTAAAGGGGTTAAGGTGCAGAGAGTGTGGCAGGGACTATCCGACTGAGCCCATATATGTCTGCGAGTTTTGCTTTGGTCCTCTTGAAGTAGTCTATGACTACAAAGGCATAAAAAAGGTCCTCACCAAAAAAAACATAGAGAGAAGAAGGAAGAATCTCTGGAGATACAGAGAGCTTCTTCCAATAGACGGAGAGCCTCTGATAGGCTTGGATTCGGGTTATACGCCACTTGTGCGCGCAGAGAACCTTGCCAGAGAGCTTGGTGTTAAAGACTTATACATAAAGGACGATACCGTGGCTCATCCAACACTTTCGTTTAAAGATAGGGTCGTTGTTGTTGCCCTGACAAAGGCAAGGGAGTTTGGGTTTGACACAGTGGCATGTGCATCCACTGGCAACCTCGCACATTCGGTATCTGCAAACGGCGCAAGGGCTAATTTCAAAAGGTTTATATTCATCCCTGCGACCTTAGAGCAATCAAAGATAGTTGCATCCATAGTTTATGAGCCGAATCTCATGGCAGTTGACGGAAGCTATGACGATGTCAACAGGCTCTGCTCCGAGATAGCAAACAAATACAAGTGGGCATTCGTCAACATTAACATTAGGCCATTTTATGCAGAGGGCTCTAAGACCCATGGGTTTGAGATAATAGAACAGCTTGGCTGGAGGGCACCTGACAATGTGGTTGTGCCATGTGCAAGCGGCTCTTTGCTTACAAAGATATGGAAGGGCTTTAAGGAGTTTAAGGATATTGGCTTGATTGAGGAGCTTCCCTCTAAGCTCTTTGGGGCACAGGCAACTGGCTGTTGTCCAATATCCACTGCCATAAAACAGAACACCGATGTCATCCGTCCTGTAAAACCCGATACCATTGCCAAATCCCTTGCCATAGGAAACCCAGCAGATGGCTTTTACGCAGTGCAGTCCATAAAGGAATCCCATGGGTATGCCGAGGATGTCTCCGATAGGGAGATTATCGAAGCAATCCTACTTCTTGCTAAGACAGAAGGCATATTTGCAGAAACAGCAGGAGGTGTGACCTTAGCATCTGCACGAAAACTCATAGAAGCAGGCAGGATAAAAAGTGGTGAGACTACTATATTATGCATAACAGGCAATGGGCTAAAGACTCAGGAGGCACTTTTTGGTCATACACGGAGTGTCCATCATATAAAGCCTAATATGGCATCCTTTGAAGAGGCACTCAAGGGCATTTCAATCTGA
- a CDS encoding NIL domain-containing protein: MKKRVKLTFPTHLIREPVIFTMAKKYDLMPNIRRARVTDTVGEMVLELEGTEENLDKGIQSLRQQGIEVELVEGDIIE, encoded by the coding sequence ATGAAAAAGCGAGTCAAATTGACCTTCCCGACGCATCTTATCAGAGAGCCTGTGATATTCACAATGGCAAAAAAGTATGATTTGATGCCTAATATCAGAAGGGCAAGGGTTACCGACACCGTTGGCGAGATGGTGCTTGAGCTTGAGGGCACAGAGGAAAACCTCGACAAAGGCATTCAATCGCTCAGACAGCAGGGCATAGAAGTAGAGCTTGTCGAAGGAGACATCATTGAATAA